The proteins below are encoded in one region of Cololabis saira isolate AMF1-May2022 chromosome 21, fColSai1.1, whole genome shotgun sequence:
- the elavl3 gene encoding ELAV-like protein 3 isoform X3, whose amino-acid sequence MVTQIISTMETQVSNGPSGTSLPNGPVISTNGSTDDSKTNLIVNYLPQNMTQEEFKSLFGSIGEIESCKLVRDKITGQSLGYGFVNYVDPNDADKAINTLNGLKLQTKTIKVSYARPSSASIRDANLYVSGLPKTMSQKDMEQLFSQYGRIITSRILVDQVTGISRGVGFIRFDKRNEAEEAIKGLNGQKPLGAAEPITVKFANNPSQKTGQALLTQLYQTAARRYTGPLHHQTQRFSVIPSIGKGAEANNSSNTILDNLLNASYGVKSSPILFPRFSPITIDSMTSLAGVNLTGPTGAGWCIFVYNLSPEADESVLWQLFGPFGAVTNVKVIRDFTTNKCKGFGFVTMTNYDEAAMAIASLNGYRLGDRVLQVSFKTSKQHKA is encoded by the exons ATGGTTACT CAGATAATCAGCACCATGGAAACCCAGGTGTCCAACGGTCCAAGCGGAACCAGTCTGCCTAATGGCCCCGTCATCAGTACAAATGGCTCTACAGATGACAGCAAAACCAACTTGATCGTCAACTATCTGCCTCAGAACATGACCCAGGAAGAattcaaaagtctgtttggtagCATTGGAGAAATTGAGTCCTGTAAGCTAGTCAGAGACAAGATAACAG GACAGAGTTTGGGTTATGGCTTTGTCAATTATGTGGATCCAAATGATGCGGACAAGGCCATCAACACACTTAACGGTCTCAAATTGCAGACTAAAACAATCAAG GTATCATATGCCCGGCCAAGCTCAGCTTCCATTCGTGATGCCAACCTTTACGTGAGTGGACTCCCCAAAACCATGAGCCAGAAAGACATGGAGCAGCTGTTCTCTCAATACGGTCGAATAATTACATCCCGCATTCTTGTGGACCAAGTTACAG GCATATCACGAGGAGTGGGCTTCATCCGGTTTGACAAGCGAAACGAAGCAGAGGAGGCTATCAAAGGACTGAATGGACAGAAGCCTTTGGGTGCAGCTGAGCCCATAACTGTCAAGTTCGCCAACAACCCCAGCCAGAAGACAGGCCAGGCCTTACTGACTCAGCTGTACCAAACTGCTGCCCGTCGCTACACGGGCCCCCTGCATCATCAGACTCAGCGTTTCAG TGTGATCCCTTCAATTGGAAAGGGAGCAGAAGCAAATAACAGCTCAAACACAAT ACTCGACAATTTACTAAACGCCAGCTACGGAGTGAAGAG TTCTCCTATTCTCTTCCCCAGATTCTCGCCCATCACTATTGACAGCATGACCAGCCTGGCCGGGGTCAACCTCACCGGTCCGACTGGAGCCGGCTGGTGTATCTTTGTGTACAACCTGTCTCCCGAGGCGGATGAGAGCGTCCTGTGGCAGCTCTTTGGGCCTTTTGGTGCCGTCACCAATGTCAAAGTCATCCGTGACTTCACCACCAACAAATGCAAGGGCTTTGGCTTTGTCACCATGACCAACTACGACGAAGCCGCCATGGCTATTGCTAGCCTTAATGGCTACCGCCTGGGTGACCGTGTGCTGCAGGTTTCCTTCAAGACCAGCAAGCAGCACAAGGCCTGA
- the elavl3 gene encoding ELAV-like protein 3 isoform X7 encodes MVTQIISTMETQVSNGPSGTSLPNGPVISTNGSTDDSKTNLIVNYLPQNMTQEEFKSLFGSIGEIESCKLVRDKITGQSLGYGFVNYVDPNDADKAINTLNGLKLQTKTIKVSYARPSSASIRDANLYVSGLPKTMSQKDMEQLFSQYGRIITSRILVDQVTGISRGVGFIRFDKRNEAEEAIKGLNGQKPLGAAEPITVKFANNPSQKTGQALLTQLYQTAARRYTGPLHHQTQRFRLDNLLNASYGVKSSPILFPRFSPITIDSMTSLAGVNLTGPTGAGWCIFVYNLSPEADESVLWQLFGPFGAVTNVKVIRDFTTNKCKGFGFVTMTNYDEAAMAIASLNGYRLGDRVLQVSFKTSKQHKA; translated from the exons ATGGTTACT CAGATAATCAGCACCATGGAAACCCAGGTGTCCAACGGTCCAAGCGGAACCAGTCTGCCTAATGGCCCCGTCATCAGTACAAATGGCTCTACAGATGACAGCAAAACCAACTTGATCGTCAACTATCTGCCTCAGAACATGACCCAGGAAGAattcaaaagtctgtttggtagCATTGGAGAAATTGAGTCCTGTAAGCTAGTCAGAGACAAGATAACAG GACAGAGTTTGGGTTATGGCTTTGTCAATTATGTGGATCCAAATGATGCGGACAAGGCCATCAACACACTTAACGGTCTCAAATTGCAGACTAAAACAATCAAG GTATCATATGCCCGGCCAAGCTCAGCTTCCATTCGTGATGCCAACCTTTACGTGAGTGGACTCCCCAAAACCATGAGCCAGAAAGACATGGAGCAGCTGTTCTCTCAATACGGTCGAATAATTACATCCCGCATTCTTGTGGACCAAGTTACAG GCATATCACGAGGAGTGGGCTTCATCCGGTTTGACAAGCGAAACGAAGCAGAGGAGGCTATCAAAGGACTGAATGGACAGAAGCCTTTGGGTGCAGCTGAGCCCATAACTGTCAAGTTCGCCAACAACCCCAGCCAGAAGACAGGCCAGGCCTTACTGACTCAGCTGTACCAAACTGCTGCCCGTCGCTACACGGGCCCCCTGCATCATCAGACTCAGCGTTTCAG ACTCGACAATTTACTAAACGCCAGCTACGGAGTGAAGAG TTCTCCTATTCTCTTCCCCAGATTCTCGCCCATCACTATTGACAGCATGACCAGCCTGGCCGGGGTCAACCTCACCGGTCCGACTGGAGCCGGCTGGTGTATCTTTGTGTACAACCTGTCTCCCGAGGCGGATGAGAGCGTCCTGTGGCAGCTCTTTGGGCCTTTTGGTGCCGTCACCAATGTCAAAGTCATCCGTGACTTCACCACCAACAAATGCAAGGGCTTTGGCTTTGTCACCATGACCAACTACGACGAAGCCGCCATGGCTATTGCTAGCCTTAATGGCTACCGCCTGGGTGACCGTGTGCTGCAGGTTTCCTTCAAGACCAGCAAGCAGCACAAGGCCTGA
- the elavl3 gene encoding ELAV-like protein 3 isoform X11, with amino-acid sequence MVTQIISTMETQVSNGPSGTSLPNGPVISTNGSTDDSKTNLIVNYLPQNMTQEEFKSLFGSIGEIESCKLVRDKITGQSLGYGFVNYVDPNDADKAINTLNGLKLQTKTIKVSYARPSSASIRDANLYVSGLPKTMSQKDMEQLFSQYGRIITSRILVDQVTAGISRGVGFIRFDKRNEAEEAIKGLNGQKPLGAAEPITVKFANNPSQKTGQALLTQLYQTAARRYTGPLHHQTQRFSSPILFPRFSPITIDSMTSLAGVNLTGPTGAGWCIFVYNLSPEADESVLWQLFGPFGAVTNVKVIRDFTTNKCKGFGFVTMTNYDEAAMAIASLNGYRLGDRVLQVSFKTSKQHKA; translated from the exons ATGGTTACT CAGATAATCAGCACCATGGAAACCCAGGTGTCCAACGGTCCAAGCGGAACCAGTCTGCCTAATGGCCCCGTCATCAGTACAAATGGCTCTACAGATGACAGCAAAACCAACTTGATCGTCAACTATCTGCCTCAGAACATGACCCAGGAAGAattcaaaagtctgtttggtagCATTGGAGAAATTGAGTCCTGTAAGCTAGTCAGAGACAAGATAACAG GACAGAGTTTGGGTTATGGCTTTGTCAATTATGTGGATCCAAATGATGCGGACAAGGCCATCAACACACTTAACGGTCTCAAATTGCAGACTAAAACAATCAAG GTATCATATGCCCGGCCAAGCTCAGCTTCCATTCGTGATGCCAACCTTTACGTGAGTGGACTCCCCAAAACCATGAGCCAGAAAGACATGGAGCAGCTGTTCTCTCAATACGGTCGAATAATTACATCCCGCATTCTTGTGGACCAAGTTACAG CAGGCATATCACGAGGAGTGGGCTTCATCCGGTTTGACAAGCGAAACGAAGCAGAGGAGGCTATCAAAGGACTGAATGGACAGAAGCCTTTGGGTGCAGCTGAGCCCATAACTGTCAAGTTCGCCAACAACCCCAGCCAGAAGACAGGCCAGGCCTTACTGACTCAGCTGTACCAAACTGCTGCCCGTCGCTACACGGGCCCCCTGCATCATCAGACTCAGCGTTTCAG TTCTCCTATTCTCTTCCCCAGATTCTCGCCCATCACTATTGACAGCATGACCAGCCTGGCCGGGGTCAACCTCACCGGTCCGACTGGAGCCGGCTGGTGTATCTTTGTGTACAACCTGTCTCCCGAGGCGGATGAGAGCGTCCTGTGGCAGCTCTTTGGGCCTTTTGGTGCCGTCACCAATGTCAAAGTCATCCGTGACTTCACCACCAACAAATGCAAGGGCTTTGGCTTTGTCACCATGACCAACTACGACGAAGCCGCCATGGCTATTGCTAGCCTTAATGGCTACCGCCTGGGTGACCGTGTGCTGCAGGTTTCCTTCAAGACCAGCAAGCAGCACAAGGCCTGA
- the elavl3 gene encoding ELAV-like protein 3 isoform X5: MVTQIISTMETQVSNGPSGTSLPNGPVISTNGSTDDSKTNLIVNYLPQNMTQEEFKSLFGSIGEIESCKLVRDKITGQSLGYGFVNYVDPNDADKAINTLNGLKLQTKTIKVSYARPSSASIRDANLYVSGLPKTMSQKDMEQLFSQYGRIITSRILVDQVTAGISRGVGFIRFDKRNEAEEAIKGLNGQKPLGAAEPITVKFANNPSQKTGQALLTQLYQTAARRYTGPLHHQTQRFRLDNLLNASYGVKSSPILFPRFSPITIDSMTSLAGVNLTGPTGAGWCIFVYNLSPEADESVLWQLFGPFGAVTNVKVIRDFTTNKCKGFGFVTMTNYDEAAMAIASLNGYRLGDRVLQVSFKTSKQHKA; encoded by the exons ATGGTTACT CAGATAATCAGCACCATGGAAACCCAGGTGTCCAACGGTCCAAGCGGAACCAGTCTGCCTAATGGCCCCGTCATCAGTACAAATGGCTCTACAGATGACAGCAAAACCAACTTGATCGTCAACTATCTGCCTCAGAACATGACCCAGGAAGAattcaaaagtctgtttggtagCATTGGAGAAATTGAGTCCTGTAAGCTAGTCAGAGACAAGATAACAG GACAGAGTTTGGGTTATGGCTTTGTCAATTATGTGGATCCAAATGATGCGGACAAGGCCATCAACACACTTAACGGTCTCAAATTGCAGACTAAAACAATCAAG GTATCATATGCCCGGCCAAGCTCAGCTTCCATTCGTGATGCCAACCTTTACGTGAGTGGACTCCCCAAAACCATGAGCCAGAAAGACATGGAGCAGCTGTTCTCTCAATACGGTCGAATAATTACATCCCGCATTCTTGTGGACCAAGTTACAG CAGGCATATCACGAGGAGTGGGCTTCATCCGGTTTGACAAGCGAAACGAAGCAGAGGAGGCTATCAAAGGACTGAATGGACAGAAGCCTTTGGGTGCAGCTGAGCCCATAACTGTCAAGTTCGCCAACAACCCCAGCCAGAAGACAGGCCAGGCCTTACTGACTCAGCTGTACCAAACTGCTGCCCGTCGCTACACGGGCCCCCTGCATCATCAGACTCAGCGTTTCAG ACTCGACAATTTACTAAACGCCAGCTACGGAGTGAAGAG TTCTCCTATTCTCTTCCCCAGATTCTCGCCCATCACTATTGACAGCATGACCAGCCTGGCCGGGGTCAACCTCACCGGTCCGACTGGAGCCGGCTGGTGTATCTTTGTGTACAACCTGTCTCCCGAGGCGGATGAGAGCGTCCTGTGGCAGCTCTTTGGGCCTTTTGGTGCCGTCACCAATGTCAAAGTCATCCGTGACTTCACCACCAACAAATGCAAGGGCTTTGGCTTTGTCACCATGACCAACTACGACGAAGCCGCCATGGCTATTGCTAGCCTTAATGGCTACCGCCTGGGTGACCGTGTGCTGCAGGTTTCCTTCAAGACCAGCAAGCAGCACAAGGCCTGA
- the elavl3 gene encoding ELAV-like protein 3 isoform X12 has translation MVTQIISTMETQVSNGPSGTSLPNGPVISTNGSTDDSKTNLIVNYLPQNMTQEEFKSLFGSIGEIESCKLVRDKITGQSLGYGFVNYVDPNDADKAINTLNGLKLQTKTIKVSYARPSSASIRDANLYVSGLPKTMSQKDMEQLFSQYGRIITSRILVDQVTAGISRGVGFIRFDKRNEAEEAIKGLNGQKPLGAAEPITVKFANNPSQKTGQALLTQLYQTAARRYTGPLHHQTQRFRFSPITIDSMTSLAGVNLTGPTGAGWCIFVYNLSPEADESVLWQLFGPFGAVTNVKVIRDFTTNKCKGFGFVTMTNYDEAAMAIASLNGYRLGDRVLQVSFKTSKQHKA, from the exons ATGGTTACT CAGATAATCAGCACCATGGAAACCCAGGTGTCCAACGGTCCAAGCGGAACCAGTCTGCCTAATGGCCCCGTCATCAGTACAAATGGCTCTACAGATGACAGCAAAACCAACTTGATCGTCAACTATCTGCCTCAGAACATGACCCAGGAAGAattcaaaagtctgtttggtagCATTGGAGAAATTGAGTCCTGTAAGCTAGTCAGAGACAAGATAACAG GACAGAGTTTGGGTTATGGCTTTGTCAATTATGTGGATCCAAATGATGCGGACAAGGCCATCAACACACTTAACGGTCTCAAATTGCAGACTAAAACAATCAAG GTATCATATGCCCGGCCAAGCTCAGCTTCCATTCGTGATGCCAACCTTTACGTGAGTGGACTCCCCAAAACCATGAGCCAGAAAGACATGGAGCAGCTGTTCTCTCAATACGGTCGAATAATTACATCCCGCATTCTTGTGGACCAAGTTACAG CAGGCATATCACGAGGAGTGGGCTTCATCCGGTTTGACAAGCGAAACGAAGCAGAGGAGGCTATCAAAGGACTGAATGGACAGAAGCCTTTGGGTGCAGCTGAGCCCATAACTGTCAAGTTCGCCAACAACCCCAGCCAGAAGACAGGCCAGGCCTTACTGACTCAGCTGTACCAAACTGCTGCCCGTCGCTACACGGGCCCCCTGCATCATCAGACTCAGCGTTTCAG ATTCTCGCCCATCACTATTGACAGCATGACCAGCCTGGCCGGGGTCAACCTCACCGGTCCGACTGGAGCCGGCTGGTGTATCTTTGTGTACAACCTGTCTCCCGAGGCGGATGAGAGCGTCCTGTGGCAGCTCTTTGGGCCTTTTGGTGCCGTCACCAATGTCAAAGTCATCCGTGACTTCACCACCAACAAATGCAAGGGCTTTGGCTTTGTCACCATGACCAACTACGACGAAGCCGCCATGGCTATTGCTAGCCTTAATGGCTACCGCCTGGGTGACCGTGTGCTGCAGGTTTCCTTCAAGACCAGCAAGCAGCACAAGGCCTGA
- the elavl3 gene encoding ELAV-like protein 3 isoform X13: MVTQIISTMETQVSNGPSGTSLPNGPVISTNGSTDDSKTNLIVNYLPQNMTQEEFKSLFGSIGEIESCKLVRDKITGQSLGYGFVNYVDPNDADKAINTLNGLKLQTKTIKVSYARPSSASIRDANLYVSGLPKTMSQKDMEQLFSQYGRIITSRILVDQVTGISRGVGFIRFDKRNEAEEAIKGLNGQKPLGAAEPITVKFANNPSQKTGQALLTQLYQTAARRYTGPLHHQTQRFRFSPITIDSMTSLAGVNLTGPTGAGWCIFVYNLSPEADESVLWQLFGPFGAVTNVKVIRDFTTNKCKGFGFVTMTNYDEAAMAIASLNGYRLGDRVLQVSFKTSKQHKA, from the exons ATGGTTACT CAGATAATCAGCACCATGGAAACCCAGGTGTCCAACGGTCCAAGCGGAACCAGTCTGCCTAATGGCCCCGTCATCAGTACAAATGGCTCTACAGATGACAGCAAAACCAACTTGATCGTCAACTATCTGCCTCAGAACATGACCCAGGAAGAattcaaaagtctgtttggtagCATTGGAGAAATTGAGTCCTGTAAGCTAGTCAGAGACAAGATAACAG GACAGAGTTTGGGTTATGGCTTTGTCAATTATGTGGATCCAAATGATGCGGACAAGGCCATCAACACACTTAACGGTCTCAAATTGCAGACTAAAACAATCAAG GTATCATATGCCCGGCCAAGCTCAGCTTCCATTCGTGATGCCAACCTTTACGTGAGTGGACTCCCCAAAACCATGAGCCAGAAAGACATGGAGCAGCTGTTCTCTCAATACGGTCGAATAATTACATCCCGCATTCTTGTGGACCAAGTTACAG GCATATCACGAGGAGTGGGCTTCATCCGGTTTGACAAGCGAAACGAAGCAGAGGAGGCTATCAAAGGACTGAATGGACAGAAGCCTTTGGGTGCAGCTGAGCCCATAACTGTCAAGTTCGCCAACAACCCCAGCCAGAAGACAGGCCAGGCCTTACTGACTCAGCTGTACCAAACTGCTGCCCGTCGCTACACGGGCCCCCTGCATCATCAGACTCAGCGTTTCAG ATTCTCGCCCATCACTATTGACAGCATGACCAGCCTGGCCGGGGTCAACCTCACCGGTCCGACTGGAGCCGGCTGGTGTATCTTTGTGTACAACCTGTCTCCCGAGGCGGATGAGAGCGTCCTGTGGCAGCTCTTTGGGCCTTTTGGTGCCGTCACCAATGTCAAAGTCATCCGTGACTTCACCACCAACAAATGCAAGGGCTTTGGCTTTGTCACCATGACCAACTACGACGAAGCCGCCATGGCTATTGCTAGCCTTAATGGCTACCGCCTGGGTGACCGTGTGCTGCAGGTTTCCTTCAAGACCAGCAAGCAGCACAAGGCCTGA
- the elavl3 gene encoding ELAV-like protein 3 isoform X8: MVTQIISTMETQVSNGPSGTSLPNGPVISTNGSTDDSKTNLIVNYLPQNMTQEEFKSLFGSIGEIESCKLVRDKITGQSLGYGFVNYVDPNDADKAINTLNGLKLQTKTIKVSYARPSSASIRDANLYVSGLPKTMSQKDMEQLFSQYGRIITSRILVDQVTAGISRGVGFIRFDKRNEAEEAIKGLNGQKPLGAAEPITVKFANNPSQKTGQALLTQLYQTAARRYTGPLHHQTQRFRLDNLLNASYGVKRFSPITIDSMTSLAGVNLTGPTGAGWCIFVYNLSPEADESVLWQLFGPFGAVTNVKVIRDFTTNKCKGFGFVTMTNYDEAAMAIASLNGYRLGDRVLQVSFKTSKQHKA, encoded by the exons ATGGTTACT CAGATAATCAGCACCATGGAAACCCAGGTGTCCAACGGTCCAAGCGGAACCAGTCTGCCTAATGGCCCCGTCATCAGTACAAATGGCTCTACAGATGACAGCAAAACCAACTTGATCGTCAACTATCTGCCTCAGAACATGACCCAGGAAGAattcaaaagtctgtttggtagCATTGGAGAAATTGAGTCCTGTAAGCTAGTCAGAGACAAGATAACAG GACAGAGTTTGGGTTATGGCTTTGTCAATTATGTGGATCCAAATGATGCGGACAAGGCCATCAACACACTTAACGGTCTCAAATTGCAGACTAAAACAATCAAG GTATCATATGCCCGGCCAAGCTCAGCTTCCATTCGTGATGCCAACCTTTACGTGAGTGGACTCCCCAAAACCATGAGCCAGAAAGACATGGAGCAGCTGTTCTCTCAATACGGTCGAATAATTACATCCCGCATTCTTGTGGACCAAGTTACAG CAGGCATATCACGAGGAGTGGGCTTCATCCGGTTTGACAAGCGAAACGAAGCAGAGGAGGCTATCAAAGGACTGAATGGACAGAAGCCTTTGGGTGCAGCTGAGCCCATAACTGTCAAGTTCGCCAACAACCCCAGCCAGAAGACAGGCCAGGCCTTACTGACTCAGCTGTACCAAACTGCTGCCCGTCGCTACACGGGCCCCCTGCATCATCAGACTCAGCGTTTCAG ACTCGACAATTTACTAAACGCCAGCTACGGAGTGAAGAG ATTCTCGCCCATCACTATTGACAGCATGACCAGCCTGGCCGGGGTCAACCTCACCGGTCCGACTGGAGCCGGCTGGTGTATCTTTGTGTACAACCTGTCTCCCGAGGCGGATGAGAGCGTCCTGTGGCAGCTCTTTGGGCCTTTTGGTGCCGTCACCAATGTCAAAGTCATCCGTGACTTCACCACCAACAAATGCAAGGGCTTTGGCTTTGTCACCATGACCAACTACGACGAAGCCGCCATGGCTATTGCTAGCCTTAATGGCTACCGCCTGGGTGACCGTGTGCTGCAGGTTTCCTTCAAGACCAGCAAGCAGCACAAGGCCTGA
- the elavl3 gene encoding ELAV-like protein 3 isoform X14: MVTIISTMETQVSNGPSGTSLPNGPVISTNGSTDDSKTNLIVNYLPQNMTQEEFKSLFGSIGEIESCKLVRDKITGQSLGYGFVNYVDPNDADKAINTLNGLKLQTKTIKVSYARPSSASIRDANLYVSGLPKTMSQKDMEQLFSQYGRIITSRILVDQVTGISRGVGFIRFDKRNEAEEAIKGLNGQKPLGAAEPITVKFANNPSQKTGQALLTQLYQTAARRYTGPLHHQTQRFRFSPITIDSMTSLAGVNLTGPTGAGWCIFVYNLSPEADESVLWQLFGPFGAVTNVKVIRDFTTNKCKGFGFVTMTNYDEAAMAIASLNGYRLGDRVLQVSFKTSKQHKA, encoded by the exons ATGGTTACT ATAATCAGCACCATGGAAACCCAGGTGTCCAACGGTCCAAGCGGAACCAGTCTGCCTAATGGCCCCGTCATCAGTACAAATGGCTCTACAGATGACAGCAAAACCAACTTGATCGTCAACTATCTGCCTCAGAACATGACCCAGGAAGAattcaaaagtctgtttggtagCATTGGAGAAATTGAGTCCTGTAAGCTAGTCAGAGACAAGATAACAG GACAGAGTTTGGGTTATGGCTTTGTCAATTATGTGGATCCAAATGATGCGGACAAGGCCATCAACACACTTAACGGTCTCAAATTGCAGACTAAAACAATCAAG GTATCATATGCCCGGCCAAGCTCAGCTTCCATTCGTGATGCCAACCTTTACGTGAGTGGACTCCCCAAAACCATGAGCCAGAAAGACATGGAGCAGCTGTTCTCTCAATACGGTCGAATAATTACATCCCGCATTCTTGTGGACCAAGTTACAG GCATATCACGAGGAGTGGGCTTCATCCGGTTTGACAAGCGAAACGAAGCAGAGGAGGCTATCAAAGGACTGAATGGACAGAAGCCTTTGGGTGCAGCTGAGCCCATAACTGTCAAGTTCGCCAACAACCCCAGCCAGAAGACAGGCCAGGCCTTACTGACTCAGCTGTACCAAACTGCTGCCCGTCGCTACACGGGCCCCCTGCATCATCAGACTCAGCGTTTCAG ATTCTCGCCCATCACTATTGACAGCATGACCAGCCTGGCCGGGGTCAACCTCACCGGTCCGACTGGAGCCGGCTGGTGTATCTTTGTGTACAACCTGTCTCCCGAGGCGGATGAGAGCGTCCTGTGGCAGCTCTTTGGGCCTTTTGGTGCCGTCACCAATGTCAAAGTCATCCGTGACTTCACCACCAACAAATGCAAGGGCTTTGGCTTTGTCACCATGACCAACTACGACGAAGCCGCCATGGCTATTGCTAGCCTTAATGGCTACCGCCTGGGTGACCGTGTGCTGCAGGTTTCCTTCAAGACCAGCAAGCAGCACAAGGCCTGA
- the elavl3 gene encoding ELAV-like protein 3 isoform X10 codes for MVTQIISTMETQVSNGPSGTSLPNGPVISTNGSTDDSKTNLIVNYLPQNMTQEEFKSLFGSIGEIESCKLVRDKITGQSLGYGFVNYVDPNDADKAINTLNGLKLQTKTIKVSYARPSSASIRDANLYVSGLPKTMSQKDMEQLFSQYGRIITSRILVDQVTGISRGVGFIRFDKRNEAEEAIKGLNGQKPLGAAEPITVKFANNPSQKTGQALLTQLYQTAARRYTGPLHHQTQRFRLDNLLNASYGVKRFSPITIDSMTSLAGVNLTGPTGAGWCIFVYNLSPEADESVLWQLFGPFGAVTNVKVIRDFTTNKCKGFGFVTMTNYDEAAMAIASLNGYRLGDRVLQVSFKTSKQHKA; via the exons ATGGTTACT CAGATAATCAGCACCATGGAAACCCAGGTGTCCAACGGTCCAAGCGGAACCAGTCTGCCTAATGGCCCCGTCATCAGTACAAATGGCTCTACAGATGACAGCAAAACCAACTTGATCGTCAACTATCTGCCTCAGAACATGACCCAGGAAGAattcaaaagtctgtttggtagCATTGGAGAAATTGAGTCCTGTAAGCTAGTCAGAGACAAGATAACAG GACAGAGTTTGGGTTATGGCTTTGTCAATTATGTGGATCCAAATGATGCGGACAAGGCCATCAACACACTTAACGGTCTCAAATTGCAGACTAAAACAATCAAG GTATCATATGCCCGGCCAAGCTCAGCTTCCATTCGTGATGCCAACCTTTACGTGAGTGGACTCCCCAAAACCATGAGCCAGAAAGACATGGAGCAGCTGTTCTCTCAATACGGTCGAATAATTACATCCCGCATTCTTGTGGACCAAGTTACAG GCATATCACGAGGAGTGGGCTTCATCCGGTTTGACAAGCGAAACGAAGCAGAGGAGGCTATCAAAGGACTGAATGGACAGAAGCCTTTGGGTGCAGCTGAGCCCATAACTGTCAAGTTCGCCAACAACCCCAGCCAGAAGACAGGCCAGGCCTTACTGACTCAGCTGTACCAAACTGCTGCCCGTCGCTACACGGGCCCCCTGCATCATCAGACTCAGCGTTTCAG ACTCGACAATTTACTAAACGCCAGCTACGGAGTGAAGAG ATTCTCGCCCATCACTATTGACAGCATGACCAGCCTGGCCGGGGTCAACCTCACCGGTCCGACTGGAGCCGGCTGGTGTATCTTTGTGTACAACCTGTCTCCCGAGGCGGATGAGAGCGTCCTGTGGCAGCTCTTTGGGCCTTTTGGTGCCGTCACCAATGTCAAAGTCATCCGTGACTTCACCACCAACAAATGCAAGGGCTTTGGCTTTGTCACCATGACCAACTACGACGAAGCCGCCATGGCTATTGCTAGCCTTAATGGCTACCGCCTGGGTGACCGTGTGCTGCAGGTTTCCTTCAAGACCAGCAAGCAGCACAAGGCCTGA